The following coding sequences are from one Halictus rubicundus isolate RS-2024b chromosome 11, iyHalRubi1_principal, whole genome shotgun sequence window:
- the Cox7c gene encoding cytochrome c oxidase subunit 7C: MFSRQLRTFVTSAVRRSDHGPEGFPSSNLPISITNRYKLTSVFVLFFGSGFALPFLIVRHQMLK; encoded by the exons ATGTTTTCGCGACAACTGAGGACGTTCGTGACCAGTGCCGTAAGAAGAAGCGACCACGGGCCGGAAGGTTTCCCCAGTTCT AATCTTCCCATCTCCATTACGAACAGGTACAAGCTTACATCAGTCTTCGTTCTGTTTTTCGGCAGTGGATTTGCCTTGCCATTCTTGATCGTTCGTCACCAGATGTTGAAATAA